A single region of the Bicyclus anynana chromosome 14, ilBicAnyn1.1, whole genome shotgun sequence genome encodes:
- the LOC128198751 gene encoding uncharacterized protein LOC128198751, whose product MIYDVNCFLKKEADECIDSLKQIRSKIEEVASLLSQSENNQTIETLQVMKTETVSKLNRVVSKLAQIQKRTSEATKTSIGTVKNIANQAKSSDLLITFRTPGKKRPRAKPVTNIDNFDQGVIKRCLHNFHKTNNELPTIGKLKKKLEEDINFKGSETSLRVIVKELGFRWKKTENNRKLLIETSNIRLQRIEYLRKIKKYRQEGRPIVYTDESYVDSSHSTTKAWSDCPTEGLKKPISKGQRVVIVHAGSEAGFIPNALLTFKAGTKTGDYHDNMNYENYEKWLRTQLIPNLPPNSVVVVDNASYHNKQWDLAPSSNTKKADMQNWLTNKGIQYDSTMLKPQLYNMIKANKERFKTFSIDQILAEANHSILRLPPYHPDLNPIEMAWATIKQYVASKNVKWNLQECTKLIKEKVSLMGAQEWEKICKKVKDIEEEYAKSDYVVDLLTEQFIIRADDSSEDDDSDDGYEDDDDDNCDRGSPEPGPSTSKRRCTISCNVGSTNDPCGNS is encoded by the coding sequence ATGATATATGACGTGAATtgctttttaaagaaagaagcTGACGAATGTATCGATTCATTGAAGCAAATTCGAAGTAAGATTGAGGAAGTTGCTTCTTTACTCAGTCAGTCGGAAAATAACCAAACTATAGAGACTTTGCAGGTAATGAAAACGGAAActgtttctaaattaaatagagTAGTCAGTAAATTAGCTCAGATTCAAAAACGGACATCGGAGGCCACTAAGACTTCAATTGGCACTGTAAAAAATATCGCAAATCAAGCCAAGAGTTCCGATTTGCTAATTACTTTCAGAACACCTGGAAAAAAACGTCCCAGAGCTAAACCAGTTACCAATATTGATAATTTTGACCAAGGtgttataaaaagatgtttacACAATTTTCACAAGACGAATAATGAACTTCCCACCATTGggaaactaaaaaagaaacttgAGGAAGATATAAACTTTAAAGGGTCAGAAACAAGTCTTCGTGTAATTGTAAAGGAGTTAGGATTTCGCTggaaaaaaacagaaaacaacCGTAAATTACTAATAGAAACATCGAATATCCGATTACAACGCAttgaatatttaagaaaaataaaaaaatatcgacaaGAAGGAAGACCCATTGTTTACACAGATGAATCCTACGTAGATTCATCGCACTCAACAACCAAAGCCTGGAGCGATTGCCCTACGGAAGGACTAAAAAAACCCATTTCTAAAGGACAACGAGTTGTGATAGTCCACGCAGGATCTGAAGCTGGGTTTATACCAAATgctttattaacttttaaagcCGGCACCAAAACAGGGGACTATCACGACAACATGAATTAcgagaattatgaaaaatggcTTAGGACACAATTAATTCCCAACCTACCACCCAATTCTGTAGTGGTTGTCGACAACGCCTCATACCACAATAAACAATGGGATTTAGCACCGTCCTCCAATACCAAAAAAGCCGATATGCAAAATTGGCTAACTAATAAAGGCATACAATATGATTCAACAATGCTCAAGCCACAATTGTACAACATGATAAAAGCTAATAAAGAAagatttaaaactttttcaatAGATCAAATTTTAGCAGAAGCAAACCATAGCATATTGAGATTACCGCCTTACCATCCAGACCTCAACCCCATAGAAATGGCATGGGCTACTATTAAACAATATGTAGCTAGCAAAAATGTTAAATGGAATTTACAAGAATGTACCAAACTTATCAAAGAAAAAGTATCCTTAATGGGTGCCCAGGAATGggaaaaaatatgtaagaaGGTAAAAGATATAGAAGAAGAGTACGCCAAGAGTGACTATGTAGTTGATTTACTTACCGAGCAATTTATAATTCGCGCCGATGATAGTTCCGAAGACGATGATTCTGATGATGgttatgaagatgatgatgatgacaactgCGACCGAGGAAGCCCTGAACCCGGACCCTCAACAAGCAAAAGACGTTGCACAATTTCGTGCAACGTCGGCAGCACCAATGACCCATGCGGTAATTCATAG